The genomic region AATTCATCAATGGTAAGTGCATGCATGTCTAATGAATCATCCTGAGTCTTATCAAAAGTTGCTGAATTAGCAAACTCCAAATCAACAATTGATTAAACTCTACGATATCAAAAAGACTTATGCACTCTTCTTCACTTGTGGATGCATCACTTGAATCTTTTTGTTCCATCTTCTTTTCAGACTCTTCTTTTGTGCTAATTTCTTCATTTATTGtgatttcaaattcctcctatgttcttttttgcacagtactttgcCCATCTTCTTGCGTACTTCACATGTTTGAGTCTTGTCACTGTTTAAAGATACCTTTTATATCTGGATCCTTCATTAGATTAGATAGTTCTTGCATCAACTCAAATATAGACTTATCAGTTGTAGACACATTTCCAACTTTATTATGCAACTGCTGAACTGTAACAAGTGACCACTACCCAACATGCGGGCAAAAAAACTTGCTTTAATACCACTGTAATGGTTAcccttgatttttttttatttgaaaatttatttgtaaatgaaACTCATACAAAATATGCAAAGAGAACACTTGGCTGCAATAGTCTGAAATTGATTTTATTTCAGTTCACATACACACTATTACATACTCAGACAAATCTGAAGGTTGCCACAAGCAATGGAGCCAATAAACACCACCCAACACTCTTTGAGCTCACCAACCACACCCACCAATAGATTGTTCTGAAGTTGTACCACTGAAATATAACCGGCAAACCCCTAGGAAATGGACTGATAATATGCAGTCAGGTctgcaacatcaaactaggttgatTTTAGGTCTACAACAGCTACTCAAACACCTTATTCCAACCCCCAAAAACTCTACTATCACCTAGCAAAGATAACCAACAAGTAAGAATACCTCAAGCTCAATGGAACATCACAAAAATGACAAATGGAGTATGCAACAAGTCTGTAAAACACCTCCAACAGGATGCCTACAAAATCTAAACCCTTTCTAGCTTCTTTTTTTAAACACCAAAGAAGGTTCTACAACTAGGGCATCATCTAAAACCCTCAATTGCATGGCCAGCAATAAGAGCACTTGAAAACACGACCATAAAACACCCAAAAATCTTTGCTAATCACCAAAAAGAAAACCCACAATTCTACAATCAAAATACCTTTGTATATTTTAATTTTGTTCAAACCATGATTTCAGTAAATTTGTGAAAACCAATGTGTTTCCTGTGTGAAAACACCAAACCAGCTAGGGAGGATCTTTCACGACAGAAACTACTGTACTCCATGAAAGTTTTCATCCTCAATTAATCTTAAAATAACTTCTCTGTCATTCCAACAGCATCTACTTAAGTGTGCAAACTCTCTGAATAATGCAAATGAGAGCCCCAAACCTCCTTTTATAACTTTTGAGagcaattttataaaaaaaaaacattttgctTTTTGCTGTTTATCTTTCTTTTTTacttcttttgaaagaaaaacacttttctttttcaatatttttttaatgaaaaatgtttttttgcttttttgttgcTGTTTTGGGAAAACATttcttgctttttcactatttttttgaaaatactttttttctttttattgctTTTTTGGAAGAACACCTTTTTGCTTTATTTGAAAAAACAATTTTCCACTCAAAAATacctctttgaaatattaataacaATTCATGTGTAAAGGGCCCACTAATGGGCTTAATTGGGCTAATCCAATTCCACTGGCGAGTAAAGAGGTGAAATGGAAAAGTCCAGAGGAAGGATGGACCAAGGTCAACTTTGAGGGGGCCTCAAAGGGGAATCCGTGTCCCTTTGGTGTGGGCTTCGTAGCTAGAGATTTTAGAGGTAATATCCTGGCGATGGGAGCCAAAAAATTAACGGAAGGCACAAACAATATTGCTGGATCTCAACCAGCTCTGGAAGCAGTGTTAATGACGAAAAAAATGGGGTCCGAAAAATTCATTTAGAAGGTGACTCGTTGATTATAGTTAATGCCTTAATTCAAGGCAAGGTAGAGGCTTGGaacattaataaattaattaaatcaaattgtaATTTATTAAATTCTTTTGAGGCCTTAAAAATTTCGCATGTGTATCGTGCAGGTAATGATGTGGCAGACATCCTGTCGAAGTGAGCGATGCCATTGAATGTGAATATCTCTGAGATTTTTGGGAgcaatttgatgatttggaatggGGTGAAAGACAGGAAAGTACACCGCCAGAGTGTTAGCTGCCATCATTTTGTGGTAATTTTGTGAGTGGATGGGACAGATGTGACAGGGATCATAAATGGCGTGTGAAGTCCCGAAAATTTCTGCATTTAAATGGCATTGCTTCATGCTTCTTTCCAAAACATTTTGGAAATTGATGGCTCAAGGTAGTAAGGGTGTATGCAACATGGAGGCGAATTTCACTGTGAGAACAGTGAAGCAGCAGTTGGAGTTCTTGGGGCACGTCTTTGAGAAGCGGTTGAAGGGAGTCTTCAAAATCCACAGCCCTATATTCATGCAAATTCTAGATATTCTTCTTGGGGATGAAATCATGAAGACTAAACACCGCTACCAAGTGAATGCAAATATTGTACCAATGTTTGTTGCTTGGGGTTTCGAACTTGGAACGTAGGAGGAAGTGGAGTGGGTTGTGAAAGAATGTGTTGCAGAGGAGTGGGTGCCTGGCTTTAAAGCAATAATGGCTTCAGTGGTGCCGGGGACAGGTTTCAAGGAGGCCGAGGGTAAATTGTGAGAGGTGGGCGAGGTGTGGAGGGACTCAGACCCTTcattgtgtggaaagctaaagaGCCACGGGAGGAATGCATAAGAAAGGGAGGTGTTGACGCAGATTGAAGCAGAGGCGGAAAAGAAGGGATGGAGCTAGTATTTGAGCCAAGCAATTTTTGGATTAATGGCCCCCTGCGAGTGCAAGTGTTGGAGGGGAAGGGCAAGAAAATTGTTCGGCTGGGCTGAAAGCCCTCTTTTGGTGACACCACATCTCTTTGTATTTTTGTAGTTTTTAGAATTATGGTATTCGGCTTATGTGTAACAAATGCTCTGCCATTAGGATGgcattttgtaaagattttttgGGCCTTCAATCGAGTTGTTTAATACCCGTATAGATGTAGGAGAATTTTACAATGGGATCTAAAGTTAGAGAATTTTTTTGAAGGTGGTGTGGATAGGGTTTTATTGTAAGGGTGGCAAGAAGGCCATTTTGATATCTGCATATGTATGTAATATTTtcctttatattaataaaatatatactattttcaccgaagaaaaaaaaaaaaaatcatgtttaaaGGCCCCCCCTCATCTCTCCTAGGTGTCCACTTTTGAGGAACATAAgttaaatttataatatttaacgCTAAAGTAAATATTAAAACATAACTTTATAACTTTAGTGCAAGTATTAAAATAATTCCGAGCACATTACGGAAAAGCCCACCAAAGCATTGAAAACTGAAACCATTCTAAGACATTACTCATGCTAAAGAATGATGTCCGATGCCAAAATGAGAACATACTATAAATAGCAATGTTCTTCAAGCACAAAAGACAAAAAACGCAAAAAAAACAGAAAGATTGGTGCCATGCAAccatttactataaatagtagcgTTCTTGAAGGACCCAAGAGAACAAACCCAAAAATATCGATGTCATGCAAGCACTTACTACAAATAATAGTGTTCTCTAAGGACCAAACATAACAAACCTAGAAACATAAATAAAGCACTAGGAGATAGTGTCAACTAATACTAAATATTTGCACCTAGTTTCAAGAATCTATAACAAATCACTAAACAAAGGATTGAAATCAGCGCCCAGCTGAAGGAGATCCAACTCCAATAATAAGTTAGATATTTTTGAATGGCTGGGGGACCAACAAAAGAGCTATAGTTAGTATGAGTTTTCCACAGTCTATTAGAGAGAATTTTGTTTAATAGCTTCTGGTTTAAACGAGAGCTAATAATTTGGCATGAAAAAACATATAAGACAGACGAGGAGCTTCTGTCAAATACCCAAGAAATCTAGTAGTTGGATGAAGTCctttaatgattaatttatttccgAGTTCTTAGTTTCCTTTACGCTTTTCTTGTTTGACTACATATGTCATTCTCGCTCTCCTTAGAACTCACATGCAATCACAATTCTTGGTTAACAAGTTCGTGGCTTATTGTTGTGAAAACCTGGGCAATTTGTGATGATACTTTGCTAGGATCTCAAAGAACTTTGTATGACTCTAACAGTGGAAAACTCCTAACTACTTTGTTACATAGATTGTAAATGAGAAGGGCAACCATGGTTTCTTGTTTTAAAGTGTCATTAATTTCATGTCACTACTTACATGCCATGTCAATGGCAtcaaaaatattcaattatgtTCTTTGATTGATACTTGAATACAAAATACGTACAAGAAATTGCAGTTAATTATAACTAAATGAATAGGTAGAGCAGGTGCTGGAGAATTGGAAGGGAACTCAGGAAAAGGTAAACGGGAGTCCAAGAAACAAATTTTTAAAAGATAATGTTAGTTCGGAATTAAAAACTGTTGTTGTGAAGACGGGATATGAAAAAAGATATCTAAAGAAAGATGATGCATCATATCTGTGGAGCAACAAAATCCAAATAGTAAAAGGAGAAAAAACAAGAATTGATCAATTGCCCTTGTCCCCCGCCACCTGAAACATTTTACTTGTTGCCATCTGAAACATTTTCCAAAAATAACCTAACAAGAAATCAATTGCAAAACCCTAAAATTACTGCTTGTAAAATGATTCGGACTCTCCGACCTGAAGTTTGGGGCGCCGGGGCCTGGACCTCCTAAGCTTCTGAAGCTCATCCGCATTAGCGACGCCAAGGACGGCAGACTCAAAAGTGGTGATATTCCCCACAATTCGCTTGTCAGACTCTAACACCAGATACGAATCCACGCTATGCGGCACAGACGGCGGCTCCCACTGCCTGGCATGAAAAATGACGCCCAGTTCAGCAGGCACAGAATCATAACCGCAGGCAGAAACGACGAGAGAACCAGAAAGAAGGGCCGAATCATGATAGAGAGCCTCCATTCGTTCCATGAACTCCGGCTCGCCTGTAATGTCTAGGTAATCCACGCCCGCTTCCACGCAGGCGGCCACAACGGGCTCGCCGTAGAGGCGGTAGGGCCCCACACAGCTCAAAATGAGCCGCGTTCTTCTGCACAGAGCCACCATAGACGCCGCATCCGTGACATCTGCTTCAATTATGGGGATTGAGGGTGGCACCGCCCCTTGTGCCGCCCATCGCAGCGTCTCCGCCAATTTCCCTCGGTTGCGCCCTGCTATGCCGATTCTTCTTTGGCCTTGCCCATCCGGCCGCTCCAGATGGCTCAGAAATTCTCTCACAACATACTTTCCTGTAAATCCTGAGGCGCCCAGAATCACTGCATCCAATTTTTCTTCGTCTTCCATCTCCGTATTCATTGTCCAACTCTCCCACTGCATTCCATGGCACTGCTTTTATTGTTCCATGTGGGCTCCAAATAAACAAATTCCCAGATGAAATACCCAAAAACAAGGAGCAAATGACGGGTGTACTGCCGGCTGTTTGATTCTCGTCTGCTTAAATAAAAGGAAATCCAAAGTTTTGGACTCCTGAACCGAGCTGGCATGACGTTATAGTGTTAGGCAGGCTCGTCTTTAAATAATACCAAATCTCCCAACGGCTTTTCATGCACGTATTATTAAAGGTCGCCATTGTTTTTATCAGTGGGGGTTATAGCTGTCTGAAACTTAAATTCTCTGTTTGATTTAGGTGATTTAAATTTATTGGGCTGAATGAAATTTTTGGATGCATCATCAACTTGTAAAATAATTGAAGTAGAAAGATAGATGTTTGAAAGGACAGAGAAAGATAGATTGCAATCATATGCTCTGGAAAGTTCATAGTGTTAATGTACATAGATCAACTATGTGAGAAAGTTTGACATATATGAAATTAAAACTGAGAATATATGTTAAAGGTCTATGGTTTGATGGTGAAGTTGAAAGGTATTAAATGTGTTCATtaaggatcaagtcttgttgactTCAAGGTAGAAGAGCTCATCTAACAAAAAAACTAACAatacaaaatttgaaatttaaatgcaAGGTTAAAAAGTGGACAAACAATATTTAAATAGATAATGACGTTATACTAAACAAGTGTCATGTAGTGGTCAATACTTGGTtttttaatattgtaatatttgactttttatttattattaatattgtcAATTATTTCACAGTGCTAGCTTACGCAACGATAGCCAACCTATGGTGGATTTGGatgataaggataatgaggaaaaagatttgaattctgagagggagaagaacaaggaaacCGAGAAAGATATGGCTAAGGATAGTTTGAGCGAGGATAAGGAAAGCAttggagaagggttattcttggataaccttaaaaaactcactgaggctagattgggttatgacagatggacatatgaactattgaagaacttggaaaaaaatgggaaacagatggatgagaaaaggaaggaagatgacaggaatcagaagcaatggaagcaggaaatggaggaaAAAGTTTAAAAAATGGCAGCTCAGATTGACCAACTGAAAGAAGGGAAAGTGGCAATGAAAAACTTGTTGGGTATTATCCCAAATATCCTATCTGCAGTTACAAAGAACCTAGAGAATATTTCGAAGGTCCTCAATAACTCCAGCTCTCCCAAACCAGTGGTGGACctcgacatggatgaagatgcaatcgagATTGGAAGTGGGGAAGCTACACCTGGTGGAGCAGCAAAGAGAACTAGAGCAAGTGTAAAGAAAGTTGTTGCTGCTTTTGCTAAAGACATCcataatcttagggataatatcaaagacctgtatggcattagcagtaacttggctaatgccctgaaaaatataaattagttccttttgtcgGGCCTGGCTGGTTTTTTGCTGGTTTTTGGAGGCTTTTAGCTGGTTTTTTCTACTTATTTTGTTGGTTTTCCTATGTTTGTTCCTcctggtttcttaatgcttttatcttgtaaggtccttttgtaaagggtttcggggccccttcaaaacttgcttttactTTAATCAAAAAATATtgtcaattattatttttatatgataataattgattattttattttttattttatttttttcgataaaagtgggcaagccactaaacttatattttattaacTTTGAATTTTGATAAAATCGGGTTCAGagggcataccgacaggaaagaacccaCGAGAAAACCTTTGGTTATGGcccaaaacaaaaaattaaaaagccCCATATTCCCAATTACATATTTCattttgatcaccctcccattacatggctTTCAAAGATATACATAGCATTAAATGACCAGAAAATCATGAGATGTGATCCGTAGCCTCAAGGCTTCCCAAAGCTTTGCCAAAAAACATATCAATCGATCAGAACCCTGCATCAAAAAAGACAACAACATATCTGAACACATAGTTAATTCTGAAACCAAGAACTTGAGCTCTCATCAGGGGGTTCTCTATCCATGATCAAAGGAGGAATGGTCTGCAAGGGAGATTCCGGTCATGGAGGAGCTaaggccaaaaaaccaaaagatAGCATAGAATGTAAACCCATAGACACCATCAATGCTTTATCCATTACCTGTGAGGGAACTGATTCTAGCAAGGTTTCAAAAGCATACAAGGTGTCCCCCAATCTATCACATAATAACCCCATTCTCATCTCAAACAACAGAACTCCACATTTCCCATTATCCAACAAATCAGAACGAGGAAGAAAGCCCCCGTAATAAAAAGAGCCCAactcaaaatgataattatccaatgcAGACGTAACAAGGTCCCAGGAGCAAATCGAGGGAGGGATAAATGTATGAACCAAGAGTTGGAGTAAATCCATGTCAAGCAAAATGTCATGGCAAACAGTAAGAAATCGAGACAAAATCTCAGAACCAGAAAAGGAAGAACCAGACTGCAACCAGATAATTCCCAACAACCTGTGAACCTCAAAATCCACCTGAGGAGTAGGCAAACAAAAAAATTCCCTAAGCAATTCAGAATTATTTCTCGAAACATTCAACAATGACCCTAATATCATAATAGGTACCCATCCTTGCTGTTTATGACAGATCCTAAGCATACTGAATAGCCAACTAAGAATTGCCTACTAAGCATACTTACCATTTGCACATGAACACCAAACATGCTTACCTCTCAAGGCATAAGGGCGCTgataatttttcttgatttttatgaAATCATACTATGGAAAAAACCAAGAAGACTTAATGCAAATGTTTCAAAAGGGAAGGCGGAATCTCTTCCATATTTATATCCCGCAAATTTGCATTAttgtcaatggctaaatttgccaaaaaaTCGGCTATAATGTTAATTTCTCTGAAGCAATGAGTGATCAAGAAGGAATCAAAGAAAACCAATTGTTGTAAAATTAACTCCAAAACATATTGTAATTTCTAACAgttagatttcttcttcataacacattgGATAGTTACCATCGAATCCCCTTCAACTACAAGATCCTTGATGCCCAAGGATATAGCCATGTCGAAGCCCAGAGACAGGCAATTAAATTTTGCAAAGTTATTGGATTGATGCCCAATCGCATGACATCTAGCTTGTACAATATTAGCATGATGGTCACAAATCACCATACCTACTCCTGCCAAACCAGGGTTtccacgagaagcaccatcaaaattcaatttataatGCGCATTAGGAGGAGGCTTCCAAATAGCTACAGCTCTTTTTGATAAAACATCACTGTTTTTCAAAATGGAACCACGAGAAGGCAAAATAGATAATAGCTTCCAGACCCTCatcaccctactatcccaatgcgAGAAAGAGGAAAGATTGTCGAGGTTCTTCAAAATATAAGTCAAGACAACTTCTGAAATGGAGgattcaattttcaataaaatctcctCAAGAGAAGAACTAGTCTTTTTGAagatcctattgtttctttctaaccaaatattccagatTAAGATAGAAGGGGAAAcaatccaaagacaagcatagaaGGATGAGGCAAACAGAAGAGGCTAGGCTCTAAAATGTGAAATAAGATCTTTTCCTATAACAAAAGACAGATTCAGTTTGTCAAAAAGCCATTGCCAGCATTGAAAagtaaaatcacaatgaagaaaaagatgagagGAGGATTCCAAAAAAATTTTGCATAACACACAAGTAAAAACATTAGTGATACCAAGTCTATCCAAGCACATGCCTATAAGTACCCTTTGCTGGACTGCTAACCAGGCAAAAGCCCTAGCCTTCGgtagacaagccgaatgccaaaaaagCTTATGTGGCCAAGAGGATGAGTTATTGGCCGGCACAAGAGAATTGTATCCATCCTTAACCGTATATTTACCCAAGATGTTCCTAGTCCATACAAGTTCATCTTCAAAGTCAGATAGGATAATCATTCTTTCATCCAAGGCCTTAGCATAATGCCACTTGAGATCATTCTCAACATCCAAGAACTCAATGGACTTCCATTTAGCCAACTTCAAATCACCATTATGAATTACCTCGAAGTAATCTGCCACATAaaccccccaaagggaagaaagggtAGCTATCAAAGGGGACCAATCCCTTATATTTCCTAAGGGAGTATGACCATTCCACacttcctcccaaaatctaacctttttcccattatgaacaatccaagaaAGGTGTGGCAAAATAACATTTCgacatttgcaaataaaattccaCATAATCGAACCTAgaggtaaatttgaaatttgaaaaacatacTCCCTAGGTCCATTATTGAAATATTTCGCAAACATTATTTGTGCCCAAAAAGAATCAGAATTCTCATATAACTTCCAGAACAATTTAGCTCCCAGAGCCAGATTCTGAATATCCAAATTTCTAATTCCTATACCCCCCTATCTTtgggcaaacaaactttatcccaagctaCTAAAGGAAGTTTAATCTTCCCATCTTtattactattccatagaaagGACATAAGAGTGTCCTGAAGGCTTACTAACACCGATTTGGGGGTTTTTATTATTGACATAAGATAAATAGAGACCGAGTTCAACACAGATTGAATCAGGACAAGTTTCCCTGCAAGGCTTAACCATTTATggctccaagataaaatcctctttgAGATGACAGAAATGAGCTTATCCCAAAAGGATAAAGtgtcttttttaattaaaaaaaggaatgctgagatacttacaaggaagaGTACTAGGTTCAAAACCCCACAAGATCTGCAATCGCTGCTAAACTAACTGTGATGTGTTAAGGAAGAATATTTTAGACTTCTCAATATTGACTTTTTGGCCAGAAAAAGTCGCATACTTTTGAATAATCCCATTTATAGTATTATCCTCCCTTAAGGAAGCTTGGCCAAAAAGCAAAGTGTCATCAGCAAATAAGCAATTAGAGATAGGAACCGGAACTCCATGGATCACAACCCCCTTCCAAAATCCTTTAGACTTTGTAGCCTTAATTGCCCAGCTAAAGGATTCAGCTAAGAGTATAAATAGAAAAGGGGATAGGGGGTCCCCCTACCTCAATCCtcttgaagaggagaaaaaaccacaaggagaaccattaattaacaCCGAAAATCTGGTAGTGGAAATAAAGGCCTTTATCCACTTGACCCAAGCCTTGGAGAAACCTAATTTGAGAAGAACACATCCTAACGCCTCCCACTCAACCCtatcatatgccttcatcatatccaatttgagAATCATAGACGGGACCCTCTAAGTAGAGATTGAATGCAGCACTTCATGAGCCACAATGGCTCCCTCCGGTGTTTCCCTTCTAgggacaaaaccaccttgctctaaGGAGATGATTTTAGGAAGAAGTTTTGTCAATCAGAgagaaattgccttagtaaatatTTTATACAGGGTGTTGCATAAAGCAATAGGACGAAAGTCAGCAAAGGTCTTAATGACCTCTTTTTTTAGGATAATGGCAATCAATGTGGTATTAAGTTCTTTTAGGATCGACCTAGTTCTCCTAGCCTCTTCCAGAGCCAAAAAGACATCTTtgcccacaaagtcccaacacttttggaagaatAAAGTAGTAAACCCATCTGGCCCCAAAGCCTTGTCAGGATTCATATAAAAAAACTGCACATTTAACTTCTTCCAAAGAGAAAGGAGACAACAACATCCTATTATCTTCCATGGACACTAAGGAGAGAATATCTGAGAAAAAATCATTCAAACTACATCCACCCTCCGAGGTcaataatgatttaaaaaaattcACTGCTTCTGATGCAATGTCTTCTGATTCAGTAAGCAACTTCCCATTGGGATCCTCTATgcaagatatcctatttctactcCTTTTTAGTTTGGTGGAAGAGTGAAAAAACTTTGTATTTTTGTCCCCATCTGAAAGCCACatttccctagatttttgtctccaatatgaTTCTTCCCGAGCTAAGACTTCCTCTAATTCtgattttaaagattttaattCATCAAATACATGTGAAACCATACCATGAGTAAGTACATGCGTATTTAAACATTCAATCATATCCTGAATTCTAtgcttttcatgaaaaatattcttaaaatgtgaAGAATTCCACTCTCGAATATTATTCTTAAGAAAGCTAAGTttcttgacaatctgaaacatTTGAGACCCTGGGCAAAAAGGAGTTGATTCCCACCATGCCTTAAGAAGGggtaaaaaggaagaatccctaaaccacataggttcaaatttaaacgAAGACTTAGGATTAGGACTACCCTCCAAGATAGTTATTGAGATCAGAAAGTGATCCAAACCTAACAAaggcaaaatagagaaaaaaaactcaaaatctgaTTATAACCAAGATTCTGAAAGCAAGAAACGGTCTAGCCTCTCTGCTATTTAAGAGAAATCtcttctcatatttgtccaagtaaaaacccCATTTTGAAATTTACAATCAAAGAGGTTCATGTCAAGAATAAAATTCCCAAAGTCAACCCTAGTTTTCTTAGTCGGTAAAATGCCTCCTCTCTTTTCACTTGAGTCtatgattgcattaaaatctcccccaaaaatgaCTAAAGACCCCTGCTTTAAGGGAGAAGCAATCCTTTTCAAATCACTCCATAACTTAGATTTAGCATGAATCGTagaaggagcataaacattaaataaccaaaTCTTAGCCTTAGAAACC from Cryptomeria japonica chromosome 3, Sugi_1.0, whole genome shotgun sequence harbors:
- the LOC131044731 gene encoding probable mitochondrial saccharopine dehydrogenase-like oxidoreductase At5g39410; protein product: MQWESWTMNTEMEDEEKLDAVILGASGFTGKYVVREFLSHLERPDGQGQRRIGIAGRNRGKLAETLRWAAQGAVPPSIPIIEADVTDAASMVALCRRTRLILSCVGPYRLYGEPVVAACVEAGVDYLDITGEPEFMERMEALYHDSALLSGSLVVSACGYDSVPAELGVIFHARQWEPPSVPHSVDSYLVLESDKRIVGNITTFESAVLGVANADELQKLRRSRPRRPKLQVPGPPASKAKSIEHQKSIGLWALKLPSSDAAVVRRTQVLLSENPHGLPAVNENSDLVEKRRKFWSEVKPLYFGVYLGSKSLWSIPRTICIGLMVVLLGRFSWGRSLLLKYPEIFTLGQFNKMGPTEEEVRNASFKMWFLGHGYSDGSRLLQQGSKPNMEVVTRISGPEIGYATTPITLVQCALLVIDQRQSLPKGGVFPPGIVFGPTDLQERLEKRGILFELISKKTLS